CAGGCTGTCGACAACATCACAGGCCCTGAGGGAACGAATGTTGTCGTCAGTATCGATCGTGAAAACGACGAGGGCGAGCTTGTCGAGCACGAGTACAACATTCGTCGCGAGGTCATCAAGCTCCGCTCGATCAAGGGGTGGAAGCGCCTCGACGCCAACGAAGATAACTGGAACTGGTTTGTGGATGATGATTCGAAGATCGGATACATCCGCATGACCCAGTTCCATGAGGAGACATCGATCGAACTCGATCGCGCCATCGCGCAGATGAAGGCCGAGGGGCTGCAGGGTCTGGTGTTCGACCTGCGGTTCAACCCCGGCGGTCTGCTTGATGAAGCGGTCAGTGTTGTCAGCAGGTTCATTGATCGCAAAGAAGCAAATGAAGCGATTAACGGCGCTGTCGTGGTCTCTACAGAGAACAAACGCAATCTGCCACAGATGCGTCCGGAAGTTGTCCAGGGTCATCGCGATTCACTCGCTGGCATTCCGGTTGTTGTGCTGATCAACGAAGGATCGGCATCGGCAAGCGAGATCGTTTCCGGCAATCTGCAGGACTACGCGCACGCCGGTGCGATACCCGCTGTGATTCTCGGTTCACGCTCATTCGGAAAGGGCTCGGTGCAGAACGTGTGGTACCTGCGTTCATCACCACCCGCAGCGTTGAAACTGACAACACAGTATTACAAGCTGCCGGGCGGTCGTCTGATCCATAAGCATCCCGGCTCTGAGAATCATGGTGTCGAGCCTGACATTGAGGTCGAGATGCTGCCGAACCAGGTAACAGAAGCGATCCTGCTTCGTCAGGCAGCGGACGTGGTCACGCTTGATGAGAACGGTCTGCCGATTGTCAATGATGAGACACCAAACCCGGACGATCTGATCGACAAAGGCACCGACCTGCAGTTGCACACAGCTGTCGTGCTTCTGAAAGCGAAGCTGACCAAGGGTGAGCCGCGCCATGCACAAATCGGTGGCTCACAGCGGTAATCTCTAAGACACATTGCTCTGTTAATACAGCCCCGGCACATGCCGGGGTTTTTCATTCTGCACGAAGGGACTCACAGAAACTCAAAAAGCCCGGCCTGATCTGGCGGCTTTCTTCTTTGGGATGGTGCATTGTGCCGTTGCAGCATCAGCAATCCATCGGCAGCGGGTTTGAGGAATCGCTGGATCGACTCTACTTCATTCAGTGCTGGATTGATCCACGCCTTGATATCTTCCGGCTCAAGAATGCACGGCATCCGATTGTGAACTGAACGCATCTCTGCGTTGGGCTCGGTTGTTAATACGGTGCAACTGAACAACTCCTCGCGTCCGTCATTCGACACCCAGCGATCCCACAATCCAGCAATGTACATGGGTGTACCGTCTGCGCGTGTGATCAGGAACCGTTGCTTTGAACCATCCTCATTGGTACGCCATTCGTAAAACCCGGTCACCGGAAGCACACATCGGCGGGATCGGAACGCCTCGCGAAACGCGGGCTTCGTTGCTGCATTCTCACTTCGTGCATTGAACGTTGAAAAC
Above is a genomic segment from Phycisphaeraceae bacterium containing:
- a CDS encoding SOS response-associated peptidase gives rise to the protein MMCGRIIHKFTWQEIQNHLDEYRIRIREDLLLSGGPASNEDAAPKSRVPVLYAVRDALKPGEQLVLDGMMMLWSLVPHWAESSQVRFSTFNARSENAATKPAFREAFRSRRCVLPVTGFYEWRTNEDGSKQRFLITRADGTPMYIAGLWDRWVSNDGREELFSCTVLTTEPNAEMRSVHNRMPCILEPEDIKAWINPALNEVESIQRFLKPAADGLLMLQRHNAPSQRRKPPDQAGLFEFL